The sequence TCTACCCTTCGGGAGTTGATATCCTCGTTATTGATGACAGCTCTCCTGACGGGACGGCACGAATCGTTAAACAGCTCATGCCCTCCTGTCCAGGGCTTAATCTGATAATGCGCATGAGCAAGCTGGGGCTGGGTACGGCATATCTTGCAGGATTTCATCACGCCCTGAAGCTGGGATATCGCTATATCATCGAGATGGATGCCGATCTGTCTCACGACCCTGCATCGCTCGGATCGTTGCTTGATGCCATGACGTCTGCTGATCTGGTTATCGGATCCCGATATATGAATAATACCGTCAACGTCGTGAACTGGCCGCTCGGTCGCCTGATTCTGTCAAAACTTGCAAGCGTCTATACAAGGGTGATTACCGGTATGCCTGTTTTTGATCCAACCAGCGGGTTCAAATGCTTTGATCGGAAGGTACTTGAATCTCTCGATCTTGACCGGATATACTCCGAAGGGTATTCTTTTCAGATCGAGATGAACTTCAGAGCCTGGAAAAAAGGATTTATCATTCGCGAGGTGCCTATCGTTTTTACTGACCGAACGGTCGGTAAATCAAAAATGACAAGAAAGAATATTCGGGAAGCGATCTGGATCGTCTGGCGGCTTAAAATCAAATCGATGACGGGAAAACTCTGACCTCATCCTTCCCCGGGACTTCTCATATCGCAGCGGAGTCCCGGGAAGCGTGAAGAGCGGTTACTGTTGTTTACTTTCGGCAATAACCTGCTGGGCTACATCCTGCGGAGCCTCTTCGTAATGACTGAAGCCATACGTGTATTTAGCCCTGCTTTGCGTAAGTCGAGTCAGCGAGTGGTGGAATGTAGCCAGTGAAGCCTGTGGAATGAGGGCTTTGATGACCTGAAAACGGGCATCGGTCTCCATCCCCAGAATTTTTCCTCTACGGCTTGAAATATCGCCTACAATTTCACCGGTATATTGATCCGGCGTATAAACGGTCAGAGAGAAAAACGGTTCGAGGAGCAGCGGCTTGGCTTTTTCAAATGCCGTTTTGAATGCCATGCTCGCAGCTATCTTGAAAGCGAATTCAGAACTGTCAACCGGATGGTACGAGCCATCATAGGCAACGGCTTTCAGGTCGATAACCGGATAACCTGCAAGTACACCGGATGCAATGGATTCACGGATGCCTTTTTCAACAGCCGGAAGGTATCGGGTAGGTACCACTCCTCCTACAACCTCACTCGAAAACTCGAAACCGCTGTCTTTCGGTAATGGTTCAAGTCTTATCCAGACATCTCCGTACTGTCCCCGACCGCCTGACTGCTTTTTATATTTTCCCTGCGCTGTTGCCGTCATCCGAATTGTTTCGCGATAGGGAATCTTTATCGGTGCGGTTTCAACCTGAACATTGAACTTGTTCTGAAGGCGGCTGATAATGATATCGAGATGGGTTTCGCCAAGCGTTTTGATGATGGTCTGATTGAACTCGACTTCATGAACGATGGCAAAGCTCGGATCTTCTTCATGCAGATGATGCAGTCCGGCGGATATTTTTTCTTCGTCACCCTGAGCAATGGGTATGATCGCAGAAGCAAAGACCGGTTCAGGGAAGGTTATCGGGCTTATGCGGCAACTGGTTCCCTTGTCGGCAAGGGTGTCATTGGTGTGAGCGTCCTTGAGTTTGACAACCATGCCGATGTCGCCGGCCATGAGCTTGTCGACCGGGATTTTTTTCTGGCCGAGAATGGTGTAAACCTGACCGATTTTTTCAAGCTGACCGGTCTGCACGTCGATAAGTTCATGCCCGGTTTCGATATGACCCGAATAAACGCGGAGATAGGAAACTTCTCCGACTCTGGGCTCCGACATGGTTTTAAAGATGAACGCAACTGTGGGGCCTGCCGGATCTGGTTCCAGAAGTCGTTCGTTTTCATCAACGGTACAGAGCGAATGTTCCGGTCCCCGTTCAATCGGAGAGGGGCAGAGATTGACCATCGCATCGAGAAGACGTTCCGTACCGATCATATGCAGCGGGGAGGTACAGAAAACCGGAAAGAATGTTCTGGTTACCAGTGCGGATTTAATGCCCGACCGCAATTCCTCTTCAGTCAGGGTTCCAATTTCGAAGTACCTGTTCATCAGCTCTTCGTCTGTTTCTGCGACAGCTTCGATCAGTTGCTGATGGAGATCTTCTGCCCGCTTCAGATAGAGATCCGGAATGTCTGCAACAGTCATGCTGCCAGGTTTATCCGGGTCGAATTCCAGCTGTTTCATCAATAATATATCGATCAGGATATGGTGTCCCTGACCCTCTTCGGCAGGAAACTGTATCGGCGTAACAAGGTGACCAAAATGCTCTCTGAGTTCTTCTACCGTATTGCTGAAGCTTGTGCGCTCTGCATCCAGCTTGGTAAGCACGAACATCGTTGGCTTGTAGTATTCTCTGGTATACTCCCATATGGAATCGGTACCGACTTCCACACCTGTCGATGCATTGACGGTAATGATAACGGTGTCCGCAACCCGCATTGCTGATTTAACATCACCGTGAAAGTCGAGCAGGCCGGGTGTGTCGATGATATTAATTTTCGTGTCTTTCCAGAATCCGTGCAGCAGGCTGGTATTGAGACTGTGCTTTCTCTGTATCTCATCTGCTGAATAGTCGGAGAGAGTGTTTCCGTCGTCAATGCTTCCCAGTCGGTTTACCGCGCCCATTGAGAGGGCGAAAGACTCAGAGAGCATGGTTTTTCCTGAACCGGTATGACCGGTGATGACAATGTTGCGCAGTTGTTCGGGTTGAACGGCTTGCATGGCAGGACTCCTTTGTTGAATTGATTGTTGGGCACCTCAATAAAACCAGTTACGCTTTCCGATCGGTTGGCTGTGCAGGTGAGCCTTCATGTATTGTTGTTATACACTATGGCTCACACTCGGCCATCTCCTCGAAACGCTTACTGCAGGTTATTCGAGGGGCCCTGATGTCTTGCGGGCCAGTAAGAAAGAAGTTGATTGCTGTCGGTCTGATTTCAGGCATAAAACAGCGTATCACGTAATAAACAAAAAAAAGAGATATTTGATGATGCGACGGCAATGAAATCGTAGAGAAATTGGATAAATTTGCAAGATGTCTTGAAAGACGGAAAATCCATTTTCAAAGAGCACTTATCAGCATTCCTAAACAAAAAACATACTGCACCATGCCCATAATCAGGAAAGTTCTTGCCCGTCAGATACTTGATTCGAGAGGTAATCCTACCGTTGAAGTCGATGTATACACTGAAAATTCATTCGGCAGGGCTGCCGTTCCCAGCGGTGCTTCGACCGGTATTCACGAAGCTGTTGAACTCAGGGACGGCGATGCAGGCATCTACCTTGGAAAAGGGGTTCTCAAAGCAGTTGACAATGTCAATACGGTTATAAACGATGCCCTTAAAGGCATGCTGGTCACGGAGCAGGAAGAGATTGACGAAGCGTTGCTCGCTCTTGACGGAACGCCGAACAAGTCGAAACTCGGAGCAAACGCGCTGCTTGGCGTTTCGCTTGCCTGTGCGAAAGCCGGCGCGGAATACACCGGCCTGCCGCTTTTCCGATACATCGGCGGTACCATGGCAAATACCTTGCCTGTCCCGATGATGAATGTGCTCAACGGAGGCGCCCATGCCGACAATACCGTTGATTTTCAGGAGTTCATGATTATGCCTATCGGATTTTCTTCCTATAGCGATGCGCTTCGCTGTGGAGCCGAAATCTTTCATGCGCTGAAATCGCTTCTGAAAAGCAAGGGATTAAGCACGGCCGTTGGTGACGAAGGTGGTTTTGCACCCAATCTTCGCTCGAACGAAGAGGCGATAGAGCTGGTGATAGAGGCGATTGGAAAAGCAGGTTATAAAGCAGGCTCCCCGACCGACAAGGGCGGACTTGGCGAGGCCCAGGTCATGATCGCACTCGATCCGGCCAGTTCCGAGTTCTATGATTCTGCAAAAAAACGCTATGTATTCAAGAAGTCCTCAAAACAGGAACTGACCTCACTGGAGATGGCCGAGTACTGGGAAAAATGGGCCAGCGATTATCCCATTATCTCAATTGAGGACGGTATGGCCGAAGACGATTGGGAAGGATGGAAAATACTGACCGATAAAATCGGATCGAGGGTACAGCTTGTTGGCGACGATCTTTTTGTCACCAACAGCAAGCGGCTTGCCGAGGGTATCGAGCGCCGGGTCGGTAATTCGATTCTCATCAAGGTAAACCAGATCGGAACCCTTACGGAAACGCTGCAGGCGATAGATCTTGCCAAACGCAACGGTTATACAGCGGTAATCAGTCATAGAAGCGGCGAGACCGAAGACAGTACGATTGCTCAGATTGCAGTCGCTACCAATGCCGGCCAGATTAAAACCGGCAGCATGTCCCGTTCAGACCGTATGGCCAAGTACAATGAACTGCTTCGAATTGAAGAGGAGCTTTGCGGCCAGGCAAAGTACCCCGGAGCTTCAGCATTCAGGGTCTGATGGCAGGAGGGAATCCGGGTAAAAGGGTTCCCTTCGTATTTCAGTCAGAAACGCGTTTTATATTCTGACACTGTTCGGTACGTTACTATTCTAATTCCGCGAATGCAGGTGCGATGAAAATTTTTAATGGCTTACGGGATTTCATCAGTTCCAACCCGAAAAAATTTTTATTTCTGGTTCTGTTCGGCTTCATCGTCGTCTGGTTTCTGTTTGATGACTACGGTCTGCTTAAACGTATCAGGATGGAAGCGGAGCATCGTATGCTGGTTGAGCGCTATCGCCAGGAGCAGCAGCGCATTGCCGATAATGAGCGTCGTATCGGTAATGCGCACAATGCCGACAGTATCGAAAAAGCCGCCCGGGAGAGATACAATTTCCGCAGAGAGGGCGAGACACTCTATATTATCCGCGGCAACAAATAATTCTGTCAACCCTCAGGGATCAATTTTTTCTTATACATGTATCATTATCGCCGCCGTTTCACCCGCGAAGTACCTTTCGGACCGATAGCTCTCGGAGGATACCTGCCTATCAGGGTGGAGTCTATGACCAACACCCATACGTTCGATACTGCCGCATCTGTCGAGCAGTGCAGACGTCTCCATGACGCCGGATGCGAAATCATCAGGCTTACCGTGCCGACAGAGCGCGATGCCGACAATCTGAAGCAGATCAGAGATCAGCTTCGGCGTGACGGTATCGATACTCCTCTGGTTGCCGACATTCATTTTTCTGCACGTGCAGCGATGAAAGCCGTCGAGTATGTTGAAAACATCAGGATCAATCCCGGCAATTATGCCACCCGGCAGAAGTTCTCGAACAATGAATATACGGAAGCCGCGTATCGTGAAGAGCTCGATGTTGTCAGGAAAGAGTTTCTTCCGCTGGTGAGCAGGGCAAAAGAGCTGGGTGTTTCCATGAGAATCGGCACCAATCACGGTTCGCTTTCCGACAGGATTGTCAGTCGATACGGAAACTCACCGGAAGGAATGGTTGAGGCGGCTCTCGAGTTTGCGAGGATCTGTGAAGAATACGGGTATTATGACCTGCTTTTTTCCATGAAATCCTCGAACGTCAGAGTCATGATTCAGGCTTACCGGCTGCTTGTCAAAAGAGCCGATGCCGAACTTCGATACTCCTATCCACTGCATCTCGGAGTGACCGAGGCAGGTGATGGTGATGAAGGCCGGGTAAAATCCGCCATGGGCATAGGAGCGCTTCTCGAGGATGGGCTTGGCGACACCATTCGGGTCTCTCTCACTGAAGACCCGGTTAACGAGGTTCCGGTCGGATTTGCAATCGTAAAAAAATACAACGACTACCATCTGATTCGGGGAGACAACGCACACCTTCCCGTAAAGCATGTTGTCGAAAGCCGTCAGGCTTCCGGGTCGTCGCTGTTGGCTCCGTTCGATCCGTTCAGCTACAGCAGGAGGGTTTCCCGTACGGTCACTATTGCCGGTATGACGGTCGGAGGCAACGAGATGCCGAGGCTTGAAACGGAAATACATGCGCCCATTTCCGATCCCGACGCACTTTTTCAGGAGATTACAGAAAGGCTTGCTC comes from Chlorobium limicola DSM 245 and encodes:
- the ispG gene encoding (E)-4-hydroxy-3-methylbut-2-enyl-diphosphate synthase, encoding MYHYRRRFTREVPFGPIALGGYLPIRVESMTNTHTFDTAASVEQCRRLHDAGCEIIRLTVPTERDADNLKQIRDQLRRDGIDTPLVADIHFSARAAMKAVEYVENIRINPGNYATRQKFSNNEYTEAAYREELDVVRKEFLPLVSRAKELGVSMRIGTNHGSLSDRIVSRYGNSPEGMVEAALEFARICEEYGYYDLLFSMKSSNVRVMIQAYRLLVKRADAELRYSYPLHLGVTEAGDGDEGRVKSAMGIGALLEDGLGDTIRVSLTEDPVNEVPVGFAIVKKYNDYHLIRGDNAHLPVKHVVESRQASGSSLLAPFDPFSYSRRVSRTVTIAGMTVGGNEMPRLETEIHAPISDPDALFQEITERLAPEKLPDAIRSELVGIRIESPEELAFLENLLVKLGDAGRSVTAATSDSALLAGISRNVIKARFDIREGEALDAELLLRQLEPDAPAVLEFCFVHQQTGEGVPAQVLVRLAEKLRERGFERIMFSISSSATVFVYRHLVREFNERGFDYPIVVRFNAHNGDTLKTLIDASVQAGTLFCDGIGDILALETVLPASAEIDLAFNILQGARIRMSKTEFISCPGCGRTYFDLEKAATAIKQRLLHLKGLKIGIMGCIVNGPGEMADADFGYVGSGKGRISLYVGKDRVEDNLPEAEAVDRLIELIRERGRWVDPA
- a CDS encoding polyprenol monophosphomannose synthase, whose translation is MNPPLHKRTQSSAIVLIPTYNESENIARVIRTVFSLYPSGVDILVIDDSSPDGTARIVKQLMPSCPGLNLIMRMSKLGLGTAYLAGFHHALKLGYRYIIEMDADLSHDPASLGSLLDAMTSADLVIGSRYMNNTVNVVNWPLGRLILSKLASVYTRVITGMPVFDPTSGFKCFDRKVLESLDLDRIYSEGYSFQIEMNFRAWKKGFIIREVPIVFTDRTVGKSKMTRKNIREAIWIVWRLKIKSMTGKL
- the fusA gene encoding elongation factor G, which codes for MQAVQPEQLRNIVITGHTGSGKTMLSESFALSMGAVNRLGSIDDGNTLSDYSADEIQRKHSLNTSLLHGFWKDTKINIIDTPGLLDFHGDVKSAMRVADTVIITVNASTGVEVGTDSIWEYTREYYKPTMFVLTKLDAERTSFSNTVEELREHFGHLVTPIQFPAEEGQGHHILIDILLMKQLEFDPDKPGSMTVADIPDLYLKRAEDLHQQLIEAVAETDEELMNRYFEIGTLTEEELRSGIKSALVTRTFFPVFCTSPLHMIGTERLLDAMVNLCPSPIERGPEHSLCTVDENERLLEPDPAGPTVAFIFKTMSEPRVGEVSYLRVYSGHIETGHELIDVQTGQLEKIGQVYTILGQKKIPVDKLMAGDIGMVVKLKDAHTNDTLADKGTSCRISPITFPEPVFASAIIPIAQGDEEKISAGLHHLHEEDPSFAIVHEVEFNQTIIKTLGETHLDIIISRLQNKFNVQVETAPIKIPYRETIRMTATAQGKYKKQSGGRGQYGDVWIRLEPLPKDSGFEFSSEVVGGVVPTRYLPAVEKGIRESIASGVLAGYPVIDLKAVAYDGSYHPVDSSEFAFKIAASMAFKTAFEKAKPLLLEPFFSLTVYTPDQYTGEIVGDISSRRGKILGMETDARFQVIKALIPQASLATFHHSLTRLTQSRAKYTYGFSHYEEAPQDVAQQVIAESKQQ
- the eno gene encoding phosphopyruvate hydratase, giving the protein MPIIRKVLARQILDSRGNPTVEVDVYTENSFGRAAVPSGASTGIHEAVELRDGDAGIYLGKGVLKAVDNVNTVINDALKGMLVTEQEEIDEALLALDGTPNKSKLGANALLGVSLACAKAGAEYTGLPLFRYIGGTMANTLPVPMMNVLNGGAHADNTVDFQEFMIMPIGFSSYSDALRCGAEIFHALKSLLKSKGLSTAVGDEGGFAPNLRSNEEAIELVIEAIGKAGYKAGSPTDKGGLGEAQVMIALDPASSEFYDSAKKRYVFKKSSKQELTSLEMAEYWEKWASDYPIISIEDGMAEDDWEGWKILTDKIGSRVQLVGDDLFVTNSKRLAEGIERRVGNSILIKVNQIGTLTETLQAIDLAKRNGYTAVISHRSGETEDSTIAQIAVATNAGQIKTGSMSRSDRMAKYNELLRIEEELCGQAKYPGASAFRV
- a CDS encoding FtsB family cell division protein, with the translated sequence MKIFNGLRDFISSNPKKFLFLVLFGFIVVWFLFDDYGLLKRIRMEAEHRMLVERYRQEQQRIADNERRIGNAHNADSIEKAARERYNFRREGETLYIIRGNK